The Streptomyces sp. NBC_01264 genome includes the window CCGGCCGCCGGCCGGAGAACCGAGGATCCGATGTCCCCTCCCACTTCGCCCGCACAGCCTGACCCCCAGCCGCGCCCGACCTGGTCAAGGGGTGCTGAGCGCCCTGCGGGCGGCCCGGAATCCAGTGCCGTATCCAGTGCCGTGAACGATTCCAACGTCGTGCCCATCACCGCAGCTCACACCGCCGGCAAGGGGGCCTCCCGGCATGCTGACACCTCTCTAACTTCACCTGAGACACCAGCCAAGGAGAAGAGGTCCACTCCTACAGCCGGGAAGGTGAGGGCTGACGCTTTGAGGTTGCTGGGGTGTGTGCGGATAGCGACGGTGCAGCAGATGGCTTCGGTGATCACGGGGGAGGAGTCGGACGGCCGGTCGTACGTGCGCAGGGCGATGAAGGAGTTGGCGGAGCTCGGGCTGGCGGAGACGAACGGTAAGGACGGCAAGCACCAGATCTGGAACCTGACGGTGGCGGGACAGAAGGCTCTGGCCGAAGGCAATGAGCTACCGCCCCGCCCGAAGGCCGGCACCGGAGCGAAGGCCGTTCGAGCCGGACTCGGACCGCACGGTCTCGCGGTGACGGACATGATCCTCGCCTACACCGACACGGTCCTGTCCGGAGACCGCGCCTGCCTGACCGACTGGCAGGTGGAGGTGAACCACGCCATCAAGCAGACCGGCCTGTCCTTCAACACCGACGCCGTCCTCGCCGTGCCGACCAAGACCAGCGAGGTGCGCCTCTTCGAGCTCGACAACGGGACCATGTCCCAGGCCCGCCTCGCGAAGGAGGTCTGGGACTACGAGCGCTACGCCGGGCACCGTGTCTGGGAGGGAGGCCGCGGCACCATCGGCGGGACGTACCCGTTCTGGCAGCGCCACCGCTACACCCGCTCGGAGCGCTTCCCGCTGCTCTACGTCGTCCTGGCGGGCAAGGAGGAGCACCTGCTCGACAACCGCCGCCGGGCGCTGGCCGCCGACGTGAAGGGCATCACCGTTGCGGTGTGGGTGAACACCATGCCGCGGCTGAAGCGAGGCGAGCCCTGGTACGAGATCGG containing:
- a CDS encoding replication-relaxation family protein produces the protein MSPPTSPAQPDPQPRPTWSRGAERPAGGPESSAVSSAVNDSNVVPITAAHTAGKGASRHADTSLTSPETPAKEKRSTPTAGKVRADALRLLGCVRIATVQQMASVITGEESDGRSYVRRAMKELAELGLAETNGKDGKHQIWNLTVAGQKALAEGNELPPRPKAGTGAKAVRAGLGPHGLAVTDMILAYTDTVLSGDRACLTDWQVEVNHAIKQTGLSFNTDAVLAVPTKTSEVRLFELDNGTMSQARLAKEVWDYERYAGHRVWEGGRGTIGGTYPFWQRHRYTRSERFPLLYVVLAGKEEHLLDNRRRALAADVKGITVAVWVNTMPRLKRGEPWYEIGVDDPDRRRRRYPEPVGR